From Phaeocystidibacter marisrubri, the proteins below share one genomic window:
- a CDS encoding lysophospholipid acyltransferase family protein: MSLNPFARDPFGNNLLLKRLVIFIFGSITWYRFNIANKTNVEGTEHLMELPDTRVLFVSNHQTYFADVSAMYQTFNHVRWKKKNRINSYWTVFAPKVNVYFIAALETMRAGILPRLMAYAGSVSIKRSWRAAGKSVDRGVDPKDIDKIRMAMNSGWVITFPQGTTRPFVKGRRGTAHLIKEIQPIVIPVVVDGFRRAFDKKGLFLKKKGVTLNVRFKAPLDIDYDASSQQILMQIMEAIEQSEQFNIVNQLSWVPEDI, from the coding sequence ATGAGTTTGAACCCTTTTGCAAGAGACCCCTTTGGAAATAACCTTTTATTGAAGAGGTTGGTCATTTTCATTTTTGGATCTATTACTTGGTACCGATTTAACATTGCCAATAAAACCAATGTTGAAGGAACAGAACACCTGATGGAACTTCCAGATACACGGGTTCTGTTTGTAAGCAATCACCAGACGTATTTTGCGGATGTGTCGGCTATGTATCAGACTTTCAACCATGTAAGATGGAAGAAAAAGAATAGGATCAATAGCTATTGGACCGTTTTCGCACCCAAGGTTAATGTGTACTTCATTGCGGCGCTAGAGACTATGCGAGCGGGTATTCTGCCTCGCTTAATGGCCTACGCTGGATCGGTATCCATCAAACGCAGCTGGAGAGCGGCTGGAAAGTCGGTGGACAGAGGTGTAGATCCCAAAGACATCGACAAGATTCGAATGGCCATGAACAGTGGGTGGGTGATTACTTTTCCACAGGGGACTACGCGACCTTTCGTGAAGGGACGTAGGGGAACCGCACATTTGATCAAAGAAATTCAGCCCATTGTTATTCCCGTTGTTGTGGATGGTTTTAGAAGGGCATTCGATAAAAAAGGCCTCTTCTTGAAGAAGAAAGGCGTAACACTTAATGTTCGGTTTAAGGCTCCTCTAGATATTGACTACGACGCTTCCTCTCAACAGATCCTCATGCAAATTATGGAGGCTATTGAGCAAAGCGAACAGTTCAACATTGTGAATCAGTTGAGCTGGGTGCCAGAAGATATTTGA
- a CDS encoding 1-acyl-sn-glycerol-3-phosphate acyltransferase translates to MKRLFGKFVYFIFGWKLVTSADMQKVKKSVMLAAPHTSNWDFLFAIAGFWIMGLDVRYFIKDTYTKSLFGFLFKWTGAMGVDRSARNNLVEHSIQTLNQHEQMVILVPAEGTRKYVDKWKKGFYHIALGANVPVSLGYLDYKEKIGGVLDVFDLSGNEERDFNFIQEKYRPIHPKHPENYNPQIH, encoded by the coding sequence ATGAAGAGATTGTTCGGAAAATTTGTCTATTTCATTTTTGGATGGAAGCTGGTGACTTCAGCAGACATGCAAAAGGTGAAAAAGTCAGTGATGTTGGCTGCTCCCCACACTAGTAACTGGGATTTTCTATTTGCCATTGCAGGCTTTTGGATCATGGGGCTCGACGTTCGTTATTTCATCAAAGACACCTATACGAAGTCACTCTTTGGTTTCCTGTTCAAATGGACGGGAGCAATGGGAGTAGACCGATCGGCGCGCAACAACCTTGTTGAACACTCCATCCAAACCCTGAATCAACACGAACAAATGGTGATTCTCGTTCCCGCTGAAGGAACGCGCAAATATGTCGATAAATGGAAAAAAGGGTTCTATCACATTGCTTTAGGTGCGAATGTGCCCGTTTCTTTGGGCTATCTCGATTACAAAGAAAAAATTGGTGGTGTGCTAGATGTATTTGACCTTTCTGGTAATGAAGAACGCGATTTCAACTTCATTCAAGAGAAATATCGCCCTATTCATCCAAAGCATCCTGAGAACTACAATCCGCAGATCCATTGA
- a CDS encoding Dps family protein: MTTATNMIGLNESGVNQLTEKLNTLLANYQIHYQNLRSVHWNIRGKDFFQLHVKFEEYYTEAQVNIDEIAERILTLGTVPLHTFQDYIDNSSIPVVKNVFDAEGTVNAVVDGFQSLIKLEREVVEVAGQMGDEGTIDLLTPMVSGQEKHVWMLNAWLGKPKK; encoded by the coding sequence ATGACAACAGCGACAAATATGATTGGTTTGAACGAAAGTGGAGTGAATCAACTTACTGAAAAGCTCAATACCCTTTTGGCAAATTACCAGATTCACTATCAAAATTTAAGATCGGTACACTGGAATATTCGTGGTAAAGATTTCTTCCAGTTGCACGTTAAATTCGAAGAGTATTATACCGAAGCACAGGTTAATATTGACGAAATTGCAGAACGCATCTTGACACTAGGGACAGTTCCTCTTCACACCTTCCAAGATTACATCGACAACAGTTCCATTCCGGTTGTGAAGAATGTTTTCGACGCAGAAGGAACGGTTAACGCTGTAGTAGATGGATTTCAGTCGCTCATTAAATTAGAGCGTGAAGTTGTTGAAGTAGCAGGACAAATGGGAGATGAAGGTACAATTGACCTTCTTACTCCAATGGTTTCTGGTCAAGAGAAGCACGTTTGGATGTTAAACGCCTGGTTGGGCAAACCGAAAAAGTAA
- a CDS encoding type I restriction enzyme HsdR N-terminal domain-containing protein translates to MSSYPPTLYPSDQIRLKKERGTDYIYDSLRKKWLVLTPEEWVRQHLLLHVHHVLNYAVSSIAIEKVIEINGMPKRFDALVYVQSKPAILIECKAPNVALTEEVFHQACRYNTEINAPLTVLFNGLQVIVASVDITTGKVGFLKEIPTRSQW, encoded by the coding sequence TTGAGTTCCTACCCTCCTACTCTTTATCCCTCTGACCAAATTCGTCTGAAGAAGGAAAGAGGTACCGATTACATTTACGATTCTCTTCGAAAGAAGTGGCTGGTTCTAACACCCGAAGAATGGGTCAGACAACACCTCTTGCTTCATGTACACCATGTCTTAAACTATGCCGTCAGCAGCATTGCTATTGAGAAGGTGATTGAGATAAACGGAATGCCCAAGCGATTCGACGCATTGGTATATGTCCAATCAAAACCCGCTATCCTTATTGAATGCAAGGCTCCCAATGTGGCGTTAACCGAAGAGGTGTTCCATCAGGCCTGTAGATACAATACGGAAATCAATGCCCCTTTAACGGTGCTCTTTAACGGACTTCAAGTGATTGTTGCTTCGGTAGACATTACAACAGGTAAGGTTGGTTTTCTAAAAGAAATTCCGACGAGGTCGCAATGGTAG
- a CDS encoding outer membrane beta-barrel protein: protein MRKSILIALLFSSVLSFAQNYEPSRQTIRLDIGGLIFGDIENKFGPYMNTSYEYAFMDNFAAEATLSASAHHANTYEGYHASRYGIGLNLIGRLYGLKSPYDVKVLAGVRYGSNMSTHIEPDGNGGFTANDGTSRSGFSPVLGLGYEQRLGDWLVTFEFKSSIETNTQTFNSLAIGFGYRF, encoded by the coding sequence ATGCGTAAGTCAATTCTAATCGCACTTCTGTTCTCTTCTGTTCTTTCTTTTGCGCAGAACTACGAACCTTCTCGCCAAACGATTCGATTGGATATCGGTGGATTGATTTTTGGCGATATTGAAAACAAGTTTGGCCCCTACATGAACACCTCGTATGAATATGCGTTCATGGATAATTTTGCTGCGGAGGCCACCCTCAGTGCTTCTGCTCATCACGCCAATACATATGAAGGTTATCACGCTTCGCGATACGGCATAGGATTAAATTTGATCGGACGTCTATACGGATTAAAATCACCTTATGACGTAAAGGTTCTTGCTGGTGTTCGCTACGGTTCCAACATGTCCACGCACATTGAACCGGATGGCAACGGTGGCTTCACTGCAAACGATGGAACGTCTAGAAGTGGCTTCAGTCCTGTACTTGGACTCGGTTATGAACAACGGCTTGGAGATTGGCTTGTAACCTTCGAATTCAAGTCATCCATCGAGACGAACACGCAAACATTCAATTCTTTAGCCATCGGGTTCGGGTACCGATTCTAA
- a CDS encoding UDP-N-acetylmuramate--L-alanine ligase has translation MRIHFIAIGGSAMHNLALALHQRGDVVTGSDDEIFEPSKSRLAKSGLLPETMGWDANRITDDLDAVILGMHAREDNPELLRAKELGLSIYSYPEYLYERTKDKTRVVIAGSHGKTTITSMILHVLHYHERVEDFMVGAQLDGYDTMVSLEDDTYFAVLEGDEYLSSPIDRRPKFHLYHPNIALISGIAWDHINVFPTFEDYLEQFKIFLQTMERGGALVYNADDPEVRRLVEADQTEIKKFPYHKPEYRVEGGRTILLTPYGEVPLQIIGEHNLLNLEGARWICLEMGIQEDEFYEAIASFSGASKRLERLSESDNTVVYKDFAHAPSKVKATVSAVKETYPDYKVVACLELHTFSSLNPDFLPAYSGAMEDADEAIVYFSPKAVAHKKLPPLDEDIVANSFGRSDLRVITQTELMLDTLKSEKSDKTVYLIMSSGNFDGADLQEWANALV, from the coding sequence ATGCGTATCCATTTCATTGCCATTGGAGGCTCTGCCATGCACAATTTAGCCTTGGCACTTCATCAAAGAGGTGATGTGGTAACCGGTTCCGATGATGAAATCTTCGAACCTTCTAAGTCAAGGCTGGCCAAGTCTGGCTTACTTCCTGAAACGATGGGATGGGATGCCAATCGAATAACGGACGATTTAGATGCCGTGATTTTGGGCATGCATGCGAGAGAAGATAACCCAGAATTGCTAAGGGCAAAGGAATTGGGTTTGTCGATTTACAGCTATCCAGAGTACTTGTACGAGCGCACCAAAGACAAAACACGTGTGGTGATCGCTGGGAGTCATGGCAAGACGACGATCACCAGCATGATTCTACATGTTCTCCACTATCATGAGAGAGTAGAAGATTTCATGGTGGGCGCACAATTGGATGGATATGATACCATGGTGTCGCTTGAGGACGATACCTATTTTGCAGTTTTGGAAGGTGATGAGTATTTAAGTTCACCCATTGACCGCCGACCAAAGTTTCACCTGTATCATCCAAATATTGCTCTTATCAGCGGCATAGCCTGGGATCATATCAACGTATTCCCAACTTTTGAGGACTACCTTGAACAGTTCAAGATCTTCTTGCAAACCATGGAAAGAGGAGGCGCATTGGTTTACAATGCCGATGATCCTGAAGTTCGTCGCCTTGTGGAAGCCGATCAAACTGAGATTAAGAAATTCCCATATCACAAGCCAGAGTATAGAGTAGAGGGAGGAAGAACTATTCTCTTGACTCCTTATGGTGAGGTTCCACTTCAAATAATCGGAGAGCACAACCTTCTAAATTTGGAAGGAGCTCGATGGATTTGTCTTGAAATGGGCATTCAAGAAGATGAGTTCTACGAAGCCATTGCTTCATTCTCTGGGGCTAGTAAGCGCCTGGAAAGATTGTCCGAATCTGATAATACTGTAGTCTATAAAGACTTTGCTCATGCGCCTAGTAAGGTGAAAGCAACGGTTTCTGCAGTGAAGGAAACTTACCCTGATTATAAGGTGGTAGCTTGTTTGGAACTCCACACGTTTTCCAGTTTGAATCCAGACTTTTTGCCAGCCTATAGCGGAGCAATGGAAGATGCGGATGAAGCTATCGTTTACTTCAGTCCAAAAGCGGTAGCCCATAAGAAGCTACCACCATTGGATGAGGATATTGTAGCAAACTCCTTTGGCAGATCTGATCTGCGTGTGATTACACAAACTGAACTGATGTTAGATACACTTAAATCTGAAAAATCCGATAAGACCGTTTACTTGATTATGAGTTCGGGTAATTTCGATGGAGCAGATTTACAGGAGTGGGCCAACGCGCTTGTGTAA
- the pyrR gene encoding bifunctional pyr operon transcriptional regulator/uracil phosphoribosyltransferase PyrR: MVIKTLIGPVEIDVILKRLACQLVENHNDFKNTVLIGLQPRGIPLLERLTSILQSDYGVSNIPVGRLDTTFYRDDFRRRDEPLKANQTRIDFLVEGKRVVFVDDVLFTGRSIRAALDAILSFGRPHEIELMVLIDRRFSRELPIQPDYVGRQVDSIASERVKVEWDTEGAENKVSIVQIEGDE, translated from the coding sequence ATGGTAATCAAGACTCTCATCGGCCCCGTAGAAATTGACGTCATTCTTAAGCGTTTGGCTTGTCAATTGGTTGAAAATCACAATGATTTTAAGAACACAGTGTTAATTGGACTTCAACCCAGAGGTATTCCTCTGCTCGAAAGATTGACCTCCATTTTACAAAGCGACTACGGGGTTTCAAATATCCCTGTAGGGCGTTTGGACACTACGTTTTATCGCGATGATTTTCGCCGAAGAGATGAGCCGTTAAAAGCCAATCAAACTCGTATTGATTTCTTGGTGGAAGGCAAGCGTGTGGTATTTGTAGACGATGTATTGTTTACGGGAAGATCCATCCGTGCAGCCCTTGATGCTATCTTGTCTTTTGGTCGCCCACACGAGATTGAATTGATGGTGCTTATCGACCGCAGATTCAGTCGAGAGTTACCCATTCAACCGGATTACGTAGGTAGACAAGTAGATTCTATCGCCTCAGAAAGAGTGAAGGTAGAGTGGGATACCGAAGGAGCTGAAAATAAAGTATCTATCGTGCAAATTGAAGGCGATGAATGA
- a CDS encoding NUDIX hydrolase — protein MDVITDIFNDHNRLVHELRKAISPSLPGQEAQYLAVPPNRERTNIQEAKANANTRRAAVMALLYPKENITHIALIKRNEYPGVHSGQISFPGGKEERSDSDLLQTAYRETVEEIGVPKHYYKVWLPLTEVYIPPSQFLVQPYVGIAEKPLQFVPEAREVVEILQVPLQRLYGRNAMEKRKMQFGDFTADVPTFPIDDHVIWGATAMMISELMVLIDRILDRG, from the coding sequence TTGGACGTCATTACCGACATTTTCAATGATCATAATCGCCTTGTACACGAGTTGCGCAAGGCGATTTCTCCTTCCTTACCCGGACAGGAAGCTCAGTATTTAGCCGTTCCTCCTAATAGAGAAAGAACCAACATACAAGAGGCAAAAGCAAACGCCAATACGCGCAGAGCGGCTGTGATGGCGCTTCTTTATCCCAAAGAAAACATCACTCATATTGCGCTGATAAAGCGCAACGAATATCCAGGAGTTCACAGCGGACAAATTTCCTTTCCAGGAGGAAAAGAAGAGCGGTCAGATTCCGATTTATTGCAAACCGCCTATCGTGAAACTGTAGAAGAAATAGGTGTGCCCAAGCATTATTACAAAGTATGGCTCCCGCTTACCGAGGTGTATATTCCCCCGAGTCAGTTTCTCGTTCAACCCTATGTGGGGATTGCCGAAAAGCCCCTGCAGTTTGTTCCAGAGGCTCGAGAAGTAGTGGAGATTCTTCAAGTTCCTCTGCAGCGATTGTACGGTCGCAATGCCATGGAAAAACGAAAGATGCAGTTTGGCGATTTTACCGCCGACGTTCCTACTTTCCCCATTGATGACCATGTTATTTGGGGGGCAACCGCCATGATGATCAGTGAGTTAATGGTTCTTATTGATCGGATCTTAGACAGGGGGTAA
- a CDS encoding PAS domain S-box protein, with translation MKPAAKTALITLLIGWAWIWGSDYYLHIQSHADRPFEWAASLKGSFFIAVISLVVYLLIRRSERNLLQAETSYKALYVGNPEAMLICDPATLSILDSNSAAIDQYGFTRESLLKMTLNDLRISPFEHLSDQTEEHRTAKDTTIFVDTKAGPISFKGRKATLVSLRDITEKEELHNALRQRERLLDALTISDSTFLIRVTFDGIYAFTNKAFNKRFSHIASSFEGVHISKTLHPEDIEKCIKAVEFCIEHPGSIKAIDLRSPSLVENEWIHTSWELMTTLDEKGNISGVQGVGMDSSAIEKFRGEGQKSRAQLEVILDSVIDGFFMVDQNLHVELANSVFAKLVGKKIEDIQNQHLSEVLPNFNHTRSSVELPKAIKEQRSNSFEAYNPYFDKWFFVSAYPYPNGLTVFYRDITENKKQELEIKKNEANLRSVINTTRDFIWSIDNHYRILVANNSIIDLLAKYLDRPGKAGDHAFPESVEPEIRELFAPLYARALRGENIQTVLDLSNSNTVANRLDIRMSPIRDETNSILGAACFARDISKSEEQRVALEKAVERYTILSEVTMDAIWDLDLKTNQIEWSEGIQKTFGYDVTTTDLDWWSDRVHKDDRTKTVNSLDESIKRGNRSWHCEYRFRHAEGHYLRVIDRGIVNRDENNAPTRMLGSLQDINLLKETRDEIENLSHIAKHTSTGVIVTNVEGRVEWCNEAFEKLSGYKLDEMEGKKPGTILQGPESDPATISRLSEAIKAHKDITVELINYHKNGKKYWVRMTISPIWEGDQVKRFIAIETDITKDKQVANRLQLQNENLRKIAFILSHDLRKPVSSILGLLALYDKDNPESTMNGDIIKYLHTATSELDDMIHEIIKQSSLIDE, from the coding sequence ATGAAACCCGCCGCTAAAACCGCTCTAATCACCTTGCTTATTGGTTGGGCTTGGATTTGGGGTAGTGATTACTACCTACACATTCAAAGTCACGCTGATAGGCCCTTTGAATGGGCTGCTTCATTGAAGGGTAGTTTTTTTATAGCTGTTATTTCTCTCGTTGTTTACCTACTCATTCGCAGAAGCGAAAGGAACTTATTACAAGCCGAAACAAGCTACAAGGCGCTGTACGTAGGTAATCCTGAAGCCATGTTGATCTGCGACCCCGCTACCCTTTCCATTCTAGATAGTAATTCAGCCGCAATAGACCAATATGGGTTTACACGAGAGTCGTTATTAAAAATGACGCTCAACGACCTGCGAATATCTCCTTTCGAGCACTTATCGGACCAAACAGAAGAACACCGAACAGCTAAGGATACAACCATTTTTGTGGATACCAAAGCAGGGCCAATTTCCTTCAAAGGAAGAAAAGCCACTCTCGTGAGTCTGCGCGACATCACAGAAAAAGAAGAGCTTCACAACGCCTTGCGACAAAGAGAACGACTTCTCGACGCTCTTACCATTTCAGATTCAACCTTTCTGATTCGGGTTACTTTTGATGGCATCTACGCTTTTACCAATAAGGCGTTCAACAAGCGATTTAGCCATATAGCCTCTAGTTTTGAAGGCGTTCACATTTCAAAAACCCTCCATCCAGAAGATATTGAAAAGTGTATCAAAGCGGTAGAATTTTGTATCGAACATCCCGGATCCATTAAGGCCATCGACCTACGCAGTCCGAGTTTAGTTGAAAACGAGTGGATTCACACTTCGTGGGAATTAATGACCACACTAGACGAAAAGGGTAACATTTCAGGAGTTCAAGGAGTGGGAATGGATAGCTCGGCCATTGAAAAATTCCGTGGTGAAGGACAAAAGAGTAGAGCACAATTGGAAGTAATCCTCGATTCGGTAATTGATGGCTTTTTTATGGTGGATCAAAACCTACATGTTGAGCTCGCCAATTCCGTGTTTGCAAAACTGGTGGGTAAAAAAATTGAGGATATCCAAAATCAGCACTTATCGGAAGTCCTTCCCAATTTCAATCATACGCGTTCTTCTGTGGAGCTACCTAAAGCTATTAAGGAACAAAGGAGTAACTCGTTTGAGGCCTATAATCCCTATTTTGACAAATGGTTCTTTGTCAGTGCGTATCCTTATCCAAATGGATTGACCGTCTTCTACAGAGATATCACTGAAAACAAAAAACAGGAACTAGAAATCAAAAAGAATGAAGCCAATCTTCGTTCTGTCATCAACACAACTCGAGATTTTATCTGGTCCATTGATAACCATTACAGAATTCTCGTTGCCAACAACTCCATCATAGATTTATTGGCTAAATACTTAGACCGACCTGGAAAAGCAGGAGATCATGCATTCCCCGAAAGTGTAGAACCTGAAATCAGGGAATTGTTCGCCCCTCTCTATGCTCGAGCGCTACGAGGTGAAAACATCCAGACAGTACTGGATCTTTCGAACTCAAACACCGTAGCCAACCGACTAGACATTCGCATGTCGCCCATTCGCGATGAAACGAATTCCATTCTAGGTGCAGCGTGCTTTGCTCGAGATATCTCCAAGTCTGAAGAACAACGTGTGGCTCTGGAAAAGGCCGTTGAACGCTATACCATTCTTTCTGAAGTCACTATGGATGCGATATGGGACTTAGACTTAAAAACCAATCAAATCGAATGGAGTGAGGGCATCCAGAAAACGTTTGGATACGATGTAACCACTACGGATCTCGACTGGTGGTCAGATCGAGTTCATAAGGATGACCGCACGAAGACGGTGAACAGTTTAGATGAGTCTATCAAGCGTGGAAATCGAAGCTGGCATTGTGAGTACCGCTTCAGACATGCTGAAGGTCATTATCTACGGGTGATTGATCGAGGGATCGTTAATCGAGATGAAAACAATGCTCCAACGCGAATGCTAGGTTCCCTTCAAGATATCAACTTGTTAAAAGAGACCCGAGACGAAATTGAAAATCTCTCACACATTGCCAAGCACACCTCTACAGGAGTGATCGTTACAAATGTAGAGGGCAGAGTTGAATGGTGTAATGAAGCTTTCGAGAAGCTTTCGGGTTACAAGCTTGATGAAATGGAAGGTAAAAAGCCTGGAACCATTCTTCAAGGCCCTGAATCTGATCCCGCAACCATTAGCCGACTGTCAGAAGCCATTAAAGCACATAAAGACATTACGGTTGAATTGATCAATTATCATAAAAACGGCAAGAAGTACTGGGTTCGGATGACCATTTCCCCAATTTGGGAAGGAGATCAAGTGAAGCGTTTTATCGCCATTGAAACAGACATCACAAAGGATAAGCAAGTTGCGAATCGCCTCCAATTACAAAACGAAAACCTCAGAAAGATCGCCTTCATCCTGTCACACGACCTTCGCAAACCGGTTAGTTCTATATTAGGACTACTCGCTTTGTACGACAAAGACAATCCTGAGTCGACCATGAACGGGGACATCATTAAATACCTTCATACAGCCACAAGTGAGTTGGACGACATGATCCACGAAATTATCAAGCAATCGTCCCTCATCGACGAATAA
- a CDS encoding MbnP family protein, with the protein MKRAFIFSIFIITAATVFVSCKEDDPDPGKLQITFEMAKDGQTVNLNETFANDSVAAVRIENLKFYLSHIILEDKGELRDVEIVDFVQGRIAFTFDDIDAKTYSGLSFDVGLDNDQNASYPPDFETGTPLSASWAMYWSWAMKYRFVIIEGRGAPDGTFDASPDDFNLVIHPGMDGWNRAVNLSDDIVIKEGRTTSLTVQIDVDDMFNGPAGFMDLRLENTSHTTPADKDIAEKFMVNFAAAMSAK; encoded by the coding sequence ATGAAAAGAGCATTCATTTTTTCGATTTTCATCATAACTGCAGCCACAGTCTTCGTGAGCTGTAAGGAGGATGATCCCGACCCAGGGAAACTTCAAATCACTTTCGAAATGGCCAAGGATGGCCAGACAGTGAATTTGAATGAAACTTTTGCAAACGATAGCGTTGCAGCTGTGCGAATTGAAAATTTGAAGTTCTATTTGTCGCATATCATTCTAGAAGATAAAGGCGAGTTACGCGATGTAGAGATTGTTGACTTTGTTCAAGGTAGAATAGCGTTCACCTTTGATGACATTGATGCAAAAACCTATTCTGGTCTTTCCTTTGATGTAGGCTTGGACAACGATCAAAATGCATCGTATCCCCCTGACTTTGAAACGGGAACTCCACTAAGCGCTTCTTGGGCGATGTACTGGAGTTGGGCGATGAAATACCGCTTCGTGATCATTGAGGGGAGAGGGGCTCCTGACGGTACCTTCGATGCGAGTCCAGATGATTTTAATCTCGTGATTCATCCCGGAATGGACGGATGGAATCGTGCGGTGAATTTGTCGGATGACATCGTTATCAAAGAAGGAAGAACCACCTCATTGACGGTTCAAATTGATGTTGACGACATGTTCAATGGTCCGGCTGGATTCATGGATTTGCGACTGGAGAATACATCGCATACCACCCCCGCAGATAAGGACATTGCAGAGAAGTTCATGGTGAATTTCGCTGCGGCTATGTCGGCAAAATGA
- a CDS encoding DUF3347 domain-containing protein: MKPYITLSIASLIMFACTPSGEDTSTESTTEVTSTESVNSQDNHATAGAVDAYLSLKDALFNSNAEQSAQAASKLKEELSGLEETDTLLSVIIVASDSLSASKNLDLQRSAFEVISDNMYLYLKQSGTGRSLYRQFCPMAFDFKGAYWISDQEAIANPYFGDEMPTCGAVKETL, encoded by the coding sequence ATGAAACCCTATATCACCCTTTCCATTGCTTCTTTAATCATGTTCGCTTGTACGCCATCTGGAGAGGATACCTCTACAGAATCAACAACTGAGGTAACCAGCACGGAATCGGTAAACTCGCAGGATAATCACGCTACTGCAGGTGCAGTGGATGCCTATCTAAGCTTAAAAGACGCTCTGTTCAATTCCAATGCTGAACAAAGCGCACAAGCTGCCAGTAAGCTCAAGGAAGAATTATCTGGATTAGAAGAAACCGACACTCTACTTTCAGTGATTATAGTGGCCTCTGATTCGCTTTCAGCATCAAAGAATCTAGATCTTCAGCGCTCTGCTTTTGAAGTTATTTCTGATAACATGTACTTGTACCTCAAGCAAAGTGGAACGGGAAGAAGCCTTTATCGCCAATTCTGTCCAATGGCCTTTGATTTTAAAGGAGCCTATTGGATTTCAGATCAAGAAGCGATTGCAAATCCTTATTTCGGCGATGAAATGCCAACCTGTGGCGCCGTGAAAGAAACGCTGTAA
- a CDS encoding cytochrome-c peroxidase, whose translation MKRLLFTAFGSALLIIGCSEPTPDAFQVSLPTHIPPVPWPESAPTVAEVELGEALFHSTQLSLNREISCASCHLPSHAFSDTSSVSLGIHRQSGFRNTPSIFNVAWKEHFFMEGGVDRLERATLGPMLVEEEMSLQAPELMKRLREDIVFHEKFVAVYGESYDYANVVDALSAFQRSAISVDSKWDAVQEGIEEFLDDEALGLALFESDSLACSSCHKPPFFKDGDFHDVGMPIGEDPDFGRGRFTFDTTDYYSFSTPSLRNVELTAPYMHDGSISTLDSVIRFYEAGGVRESEISAFTLQDEHRSALISFLKSLSGREAKRAYKE comes from the coding sequence ATGAAGCGTTTACTCTTCACTGCATTCGGAAGCGCGCTCTTGATAATCGGTTGTTCAGAACCTACACCAGACGCGTTTCAAGTTTCACTTCCAACTCATATTCCGCCTGTTCCATGGCCTGAAAGCGCGCCAACGGTTGCAGAGGTTGAATTAGGTGAAGCACTCTTTCATTCTACTCAATTGAGTTTGAATCGGGAGATATCCTGTGCATCCTGTCATCTTCCATCCCATGCTTTTTCAGATACGTCATCAGTAAGTCTTGGAATCCACCGTCAGTCGGGTTTTAGAAACACTCCCTCTATTTTCAATGTGGCTTGGAAAGAGCATTTTTTCATGGAAGGAGGCGTGGATCGACTGGAGCGTGCCACCTTAGGCCCCATGTTGGTGGAAGAGGAGATGAGTTTGCAAGCGCCTGAATTGATGAAAAGATTGCGCGAGGATATCGTCTTTCATGAAAAATTCGTGGCGGTATATGGCGAATCTTATGATTATGCCAATGTCGTTGATGCCCTCTCTGCCTTTCAGCGGAGCGCGATTAGTGTAGACTCTAAGTGGGATGCGGTTCAAGAGGGAATTGAAGAGTTTTTGGATGATGAAGCCTTGGGGCTGGCTTTATTTGAATCGGATTCTTTGGCTTGTAGTTCTTGTCATAAGCCTCCATTCTTTAAGGACGGAGATTTTCATGATGTGGGAATGCCAATAGGGGAAGACCCCGATTTTGGAAGAGGACGATTCACTTTTGACACTACCGATTACTACAGCTTTAGTACACCATCCCTTCGAAATGTAGAGCTTACAGCACCTTACATGCACGATGGGAGTATTTCTACACTAGACAGTGTGATTCGCTTTTACGAGGCAGGTGGTGTGCGAGAATCTGAAATCTCTGCGTTTACATTACAGGATGAACATCGATCGGCATTGATCTCTTTCTTGAAAAGCCTATCTGGACGAGAAGCAAAGCGGGCTTATAAGGAATAA